The stretch of DNA GGATCCGGCGGCTCAGTCGATGCCGGGAGCGGCCGGGGGGAAGACGATCGCGAAGCGGGCGCCGCCGCCGGGGCGGGCGCCGACGTCGATGCGGCCGCCGTTCGCCTCGACGAGGGCGTAGGCGACGGAGAGGCCGAGGCCGGTGCCGCGGCCGGCCGGCTTGGTCGTGAAGAACGGCTCGAAGATCCGCTCGCGCAGCTCCTCGGGAACGCCGGGGCCGTCGTCCTCGACGACGAGCGCCGTCCCGTCCGGAACCGCCTCGGCGGCGAGCGAAACCGCGCCGTGCGGCCCCGCGGCCTCGACGGCGTTGAAGGCCAGCGCGAGCAGCGCCTGCAGCGTCTGCCCTTCCGCGACGTGGATCGCCGGCGCGTCGGCGACGCGGACCTCGATCCGGTCGAGCCGCGTGCCGGGATGGCGCGCGAGGATCCGCCGCGCCTGGTCGAGCAGCGCCGTCGGCTCGACGCGCTTCCGCTCGTCGGCCGCGGGACGCGAGAAGCGGAGCAGGCCGTCCACGATTTCCTTGACGTGCAGCGCCTCGGCGGCGACCGACGCCGCGTCGGCCCGCGCCGCCTCGCGCGCCTCGTCGCCGAGCGGCGCCGCGAGCTGCGCGCCGATCCGCTCCGCGCGCCGCGCGATCGCCTCGAGCGGCGCCTCGATCTCCTGCGCGCCGCCCGCCGCGACGCGCCCGACGGCGGCGAGCCTCTCCGCCTGCGCCATCGCCCGTTCCATCTCCCGCTGCGCGGTGACGTCCTTGGCGAAGGTGACGACGTGCGTGACCTCGTCGCCGCGGCCGAGGCGCATCGGCACCTTCTCGACGACGTAGTAGCGCGGCGCGCCGTCGCCGCGGCCGCGGACCTCGATCGCGCTCGCCCGCCCGGAGCGGAAGACCTCGCGGTACTCGGCGAGCACCGCGTCGTCGGGGCGCAGCGCCTCGGCGAGGCCGCGCCCGAGCACGAGCTTGCGCGGCAGGCCGAGCGGCCCGGTCTCGCGGTCGCGGTTCCAAAGGACGATCCGCAGGTCGCGGTCCACGACGTGCAGCGAAACCGGCAGCGCGTCCACGACCGTCTGGAACAGGTCGGCGCCGGTCGCTTCCGCCGCGCGGGGCGCGGCCCCGCCGGCGGCCGTCGCCGCGCGCCGCGCGAGCATCCGCCCGAGAAGGATGAAGAGGTCGCGGTCCTCGCACTCCGCGGGGACCGTGCCGGACGCGCCGGCGGCGAGGAACGCCGCGTGGACCGCCTGCGCGCGGGGCGAGGCCGCGCCGAAGGCGATCGCCGCCCCCGCGCGCCGCAGCGCGGCGAGGACCGCGGGGCCGCCGCCCGGCCCGCCGGCGTCCGCGTGGACGAGCGCGCCGACGCACCGCGGCCCGAGCTCTTCCGCGACCGCCCCGCCGAGATCGGCCGCCGCCAAGGCGACGCGGTCCCGGAACGGCGCCGGCCCGCGGACGACGATCTCGAAGTCCGGTTTCGAATCCACGCCTGCCCCCGCCTCTTCCGTCGGAACCGCCGCCGAACGCCCCGCCATCGGACGCCCCCGGCGCTCCATCAAAGCCCTTATCGGCCCGCCGCCGGAGAAGTTGCGTCGTTCGGCGGTTCGGCGCCGAAGATCTTGCGGTACGACCGTTCCAGGCGGGCCACGACCTTGGCCCGCTTCTTCGGGTCGAGCGGCGCGCCCCGCCAGCGGGCGCGGTCCAGGTCGACGACGAAGAGCTCGAGCGAGCCGTCGTCGCCGCGGCGCGCGAGGAGGTTCCCGAGGTTCATGTCGGGATGCTCGAGCCCCGCCTCGTGGCAGCGCGCGAGCAGCGCCAGCGCCGCC from bacterium encodes:
- a CDS encoding PAS domain-containing protein, with the translated sequence MDSKPDFEIVVRGPAPFRDRVALAAADLGGAVAEELGPRCVGALVHADAGGPGGGPAVLAALRRAGAAIAFGAASPRAQAVHAAFLAAGASGTVPAECEDRDLFILLGRMLARRAATAAGGAAPRAAEATGADLFQTVVDALPVSLHVVDRDLRIVLWNRDRETGPLGLPRKLVLGRGLAEALRPDDAVLAEYREVFRSGRASAIEVRGRGDGAPRYYVVEKVPMRLGRGDEVTHVVTFAKDVTAQREMERAMAQAERLAAVGRVAAGGAQEIEAPLEAIARRAERIGAQLAAPLGDEAREAARADAASVAAEALHVKEIVDGLLRFSRPAADERKRVEPTALLDQARRILARHPGTRLDRIEVRVADAPAIHVAEGQTLQALLALAFNAVEAAGPHGAVSLAAEAVPDGTALVVEDDGPGVPEELRERIFEPFFTTKPAGRGTGLGLSVAYALVEANGGRIDVGARPGGGARFAIVFPPAAPGID